The following is a genomic window from Geobacillus subterraneus.
CCCGACCATTTCTCCTTCACTGTCGCATGCGATGGCCCCGGCCATCCCTTGCTTGGCCAACGTGCGGGCCGCCTGCTCAAGGGAATCGCTTTCCCAAACAGCAGCGGTTGTTTTCCACATGATGTCTTCTATCGTCATCCCCCATCCCCCTGTCTCGCCTTCACTTTGTTTGGAAAAGCAAACTGCGTGCCAACAAATCAAGCGTCTAATTATTCAGAAAAATACATCTCCATTCTCCATCGTATCAAACCTTCCGTTGCAAAACAACAACGACTTGTTGCAAAAACGCAACAAACCTGCAGAATGTGTTGTGTTTTTGCCATTCAGACAGCCGGGATCGTTGCGTTTTCGCAACAGCATGGCGCTAGACAACTGCGAGGCAAAGGGCCGGGCTTTCTGAGGCCGCACCGGCCGTATGTCGGTCAGGTTGCAGCGTGGGATGCAGCGATAGGCCTGCGAAATATAGTCCGGGGTTCTCTTAACAGCGGGGCTGTGGCGGCCGCATACCTTGTCCATCCTGTTCTCCTTCTTTTTTCCATCATAAAACTTGTTTTTTCGATGAGAAAATTCATTGTCTTTTTTAAGAATTTCGTTATAATAAAGATTGTTAATGATAGTGATTTTCATTTTCTTAGTCCAAAAGGAGGTGGCCTCATGGTCCGCCTATACGCCGAGGAGTTGACCGTCCGCTACGATGACCGGACGATTTTTGAACGATTGTCCGTCCGCATTCCCGATCGGCAAATCACTGCCATTATCGGGCCAAACGGGTGCGGCAAGTCGACGCTGCTCAAGACGTTGACGCGCATCATTTCCCCACAATCGGGCGCGGTCATTTTAGACGGCCAAGCCATTTCCCAGCAACCGACGAAAGAGCTGGCGAAAAAAATGGCTATTTTGCCGCAGACGCCAGAAGCAACAGGCGGACTGACGGTCGCTGAGCTCGTGTCGTACGGCCGCTTTCCTTATCAAAGAGGATTTGGCCGTTTAACAAAAAAAGATTACGAAGCGATCGACTGGGCGCTTGACGTGACGAAAACAGCCGATTTGAAACACCGGCCCGTTGACGCCCTCTCCGGTGGACAGCGGCAGCGCGTTTGGATCGCCATGGCGCTCGCTCAAGAGACGGACATCATCTTTTTGGACGAACCAACGACGTATTTGGACATCGCCCATCAACTCGAGGTGCTCGAGCTGCTTGAACGGCTGAACAAAGAAGAAGGGCGGACAATTGTGATGGTGCTCCATGACATTAACCAAGCGGCGCGGTTTTCCGACTATGTGATCGCCATGAAGGCGGGCACGATCGTCAAAGCCGGGCCGAGCGAAGACGTCATTTGCCGTGAAGTGCTTCGCGACGTGTTTGGCATTGATGCTGACATCGGCCGCGACCCGCGGACGAACAAACCAGTTTGTTTTACGTATCATTTGCTGAAAGGAGTTTATTCATCATGAGAAAAACGTGGCTTTCCTTGTTGCTTCTTTTTACGCTCCTGTTAAGCGCCTGCGGCAACACAGCGGACGACAACAAGAACAACAGCGCTTCACCAGAGAACAAAAAACCGGAAACGGTGACGTACCAGTCGGAAAACGGACCGGTGGAAGTACCAGCTGATCCAAAACGCGTCGTCGTCTTATCGACGTTTGCCGGCCATGTTCTGACCTTAGACGTGCCAGTCGTCGGCGTGGATTCTTGGTCGAAAATGAATCCGCTCTTTGAAGAAAAACTGAAAGACGCGGAAGTCGTGACAGACGAAGACATTGAAAAAATTATGGCGTTAAAACCGGACTTAATTATCGGATTATCCAATACGAAAAACGTCGATAAATTAAGCAAAATCGCCCCGACCGTCACGTTTACATACGGAAAGGTCGATTATTTAACTCAGTTTCTAGAAATCGGTAAACTGTTAAATAAAGAAAAAGAAGCGAAAGCATGGATTGACGACTTCAAACAACGGGCACAACAAGCCGGGGAAGACATCCGGGCGAAAATCGGCGAAAACGCAACGGTCACCGTAGCCGAAAACTTTGATAAGCAGCTGTATGTGTTCGGCAACAATTGGGCGCGCGGCACGGAAATTTTGTATCAAGAAATGAAGCTGAAAATGCCAAAAGCGGTCGAAGAGCAGGCGCTCAAACCGGGCTATTACGCCGTTTCCCTTGAAGCGCTGCCGCAGTTTGTCGGCGATTACCTCATCTTAAGCAAAAACAGCGACGGCGATACATCGTTTATGGAAACGAACACGTTTAAAAACATCCCTGCTGTTAAAAACGGCCGTATGTTCGTCGCTGATGCCAAGGCGTTTTATTTCAATGACCCGATTACGTTAGACTACCAGCTCGATTTCTTTAAAAAGCATTTTTTAGGCCAATAATGACGAGACGGGGCGTTCACGGGCAGTGAATGTCCCGTCCTTTCTTGTGAAAAGGAGGAAACCGCCGATGGAAGCAAACCGCCGGCTATGGCCGTTTCGTTATACGTTTCTCTTCTCTCTTATCCTGCTGATGGCCATTTGGTTCGGATCTATGGCCATCGGCGTCGCTGATACGACATGGAGTGACGTATGGCGCGCGCTCTTTTCCGATGAACAAGGTAAACAACTGGACTTGATTCGCGAGCTCCGTTTGCCGCGGGAAACGGCGGCGGCCTTTGTCGGTGCCGGACTCGCCGTCGCTGGGGCGATCATGCAAGGAATGACACGCAACCCGCTCGCTGACCCGGGACTGCTTGGCCTAACCGCTGGAGCGAACGCAGCGTTGGCCATAACGATGGCCTTTTTTCCTTCCGCCCATTATCTCATCATCACGGTCGCCTGTTTGCTTGGGGCGGCTCTGGGAGCAGGGATGGTCTTTGGCATCGGCGCCGCCCGCAAAGGGGGCTTTTCGCCATTGCGCATCGTCTTAGCCGGCTCGGCGGTCTCAGCGCTTTTGTTTGCCGTCGCTGAAGGGGTCGGCCTTTATTTTCATATTTCCAAAGACGTTTCGATGTGGACATCGGGCGGGGTAGCCGGGACGTCGTGGAAACAGCTGTCAGTCATCATTCCGCTCATCGTGATCGGGCTCGCCATTGCCGCATGGTATTCGCGGCAGCTGACGATTCTTAGCTTGAGCGAAGACGTCGCCGTCGGCGTCGGACAAAAAACAACAGCCGTCAAAACGTGGCTGTTTTTCGCTGTGTTTTTATTAACAGGAGCGTCGGTCGCCATCGCCGGCAACATCACCTTCATCGGCTTGATGATCCCTCATCTTGTGCGCGCAATCGCCGGCGCCGATTACCGATTCACCATCCCGCTGTCGGCCACGGTCGGCGCGACCGGCATGATCGTCGCTGATACGGCGGCCCGCACGGTCAATGCCCCGTTTGAAACGCCAGTGGCAGCCATCGTTGCGGTGATCGGCTTGCCGTTTTTCCTGTTTGTCGTGCGGAAAAAAGGGAGGGGCTTTGAATGAGAATGCGCATCACAGCAGTGTTAGGTGTGCTTTTGTTGCTTATTGCCGCAACAGCCGCCATCGCGTTGGGCACCGGCGAAGCGCCGCTCTCGTACGGACGCATCGTGCCGACACTGTTCGGCTACGGTTCGATGCAAGAAGCGTTTATTTTGTTTTCTCTCCGCCTGCCGCGTATCGTGATTACGTTGCTCGCCGGGATGGCGCTCGCCCTATCGGGAGCGATGCTGCAAGGTATCACCCGAAATGAACTCGCCGACCCAGGCATATTGGGCATCAACGCCGGTGCCGGCGCAGGCGTCGCTTTATTCTTTTTATTTTTCCCGATTGAAGCCGGGACGTTTCTTTACGCTCTGCCGCTCGTCGCCTTCGTCGGAGCGCTGTTGACGGCAGCGGCCATTTACGCCGTTTCCTACAATCAAACAACCGGGCTGCAGCCGGTATCGTTCATTCTTACTGGGGTCGGGTTTTCAATGGCGCTCTCTGGACTCATGATCGTCCTCATTTCCGCCGCGGATCGAATGAAAGTCGACTTTATCGCCAGATGGCTTTCCGGAAACATTTGGGGCGATGATTGGCCGTTTATTTGGGCGATGCTGCCGTGGCTTGTCATCGGTGCATTGATCGGTCTGTACCGGGCGAAACGGTTAAACCTTTTGCATTTAGGCGATCCGGTCGCCATCGGTGTCGGCGTCCATGTTCGCCGCGAGCGGCTCGTACTGATGGCAACGGCGGTCGCCGTCGCTGCAGCGGCCGTCGCTGTAACCGGGGGCATTTCCTTTATCGGCTTAATGGCGCCGCACATCGCCAAAATGATCATCGGTCCGCGCCATGAGCGGGCCATTCCGGCAGCGATGCTCATCGGCGGCTGGCTGCTGCTTGCCGCTGACACGATCGGGCGCAACGTTCTCGCCGAACCGCTTCCGGCAGGAGTTGTTGTGTCATTCCTCGGTGCACCATACTTCATTTATTTGTTATTGAAGCGTTGAACCTTTTGATGGCCATGAGACGGATCAAGGATGACGGTTAAGCTCGTTCAACTGCCTTCATCTTCATCTCTACTCCCGTTTCACGTGGAAGCGGGAGGTTTTCCATTTGCGATGGGGAAAAGGGCTGCCTCCAAGACGAAAAAACAGCCTTGGGCGCAGCCCTTTTTGGCAAAACAATCCCCTAAAGAGGCCGGAATTAAGAAGCCCGGCGCCGCTTCCAAACGCGGACAGCTCCAATCAAAATGATCGCAGCAATAATGATATACACCACTTCGGCGTACATCCCTATCACTTCGGATACTTTCCCCCACGACTCACCGAGCGCCGCCCCGATCGAGATTAAAATCGTATTCCAAATGAGCGTTCCCAACACCGACAGCCAGAAAAACAACCAAATATTCATCTTCGCCATGCCGGCGGGAATCGAAATCAAACTGCGCACGAGCGGAATCATACGGCCAACGAATACCGCCCACACTCCGTAACGCTGAAACGTCCGGTTCGCCTTATCGATGTCTTCCGGCTTCACCTGCAACCATCCGCCCCAACGGTCAACGATCCGCTCGAGCCGCTCGACCGACAACAGCCGGCCGATGCCGTACAGCACCAATGCCCCGACAACCGAACCCGCTGTCGCTGCCGCAATGACGCCGGGAACCGTCAAGGTGGTATATGTCGTCATAAACCCGCCAAACGGCAAAATGACTTCCGATGGAATCGGCGGAAAGATATTTTCCAGTGCGATCATAAAAAAAATGCCGATATAGCCAAATTGCTCCATAAAATCAGTGATCCATGCCTGCACGGTTCCTTCCTCCATTCACTCGCTCTTCGTCTCTGTATGATGGGTATGCTCCATCCGCACCATCCTTTCCCTATCTTAGCAGAAAATCAGCGGCCGCCGCAAAGCAAAAAACAGAGCGAAAGACGGGTTCCTAAAAAAGCCGCTAGGGACAAACAATCGTCCTAGTGGCATCAATCAGGGAGCGAATAGAAGCGGAATCCCCCTTCCGTTTAACAAAGGATGTACAACATGAAGAGAGCTGACTCCAACAGCCCGCTTTTTGGCGGACTTTTGGGTCAGCTCCTTCTTCGCTTCACAGCATATACGCGTCAACGGTTTCTTTTCGATTCTCACTGTTTTGGACTGGCAGCCGGCCGAGACAAGACATTCACAATCCGTTCAAACGCCCAATCCAATTCTTCTTTTGTAATGATGAGCGGCGGTGCAAAGCGAATGACCGTCTCGTGTGTTTCCTTGCAAAGCAAGCCTTGCTCTTTCAGCGCCTCACAGTACGGGCGCGCGGGGCCATGCAGCTCAACGCCGATAAACAAGCCGCGCCCGCGAATTTCTTTTATATCGTCGTTTTGAATTTGTTTTAGTTTCGAAAGGAAGTATTCGCCAAGTTCAAGCGAACGCTCCGTTAGACGCTCTTCTTCAATCACTTCGAGCGCCGCGATCGACACCGCGCAAGCGAGCGGGTTGCCACCAAACGTCGAGCCGTGCGAACCGGGCTCAAAAACCGACAAAATATCGCGGTTGGCGACGACGCACGAGATCGGGAACACCCCTCCGCCCAACGCTTTTCCTAAAATATACATATCGGGCACGACGCCTTCCCAGTCGCAGGCAAACAGCTTCCCGGTCCGGCCGAGTCCGGTTTGAATTTCGTCCGCGATGAACAGGACGTTGTTCGCTTTGCATACGTCATACGCCGCTTTTAAAAATCCTTGCGGCGGGATGCGGATGCCCGCTTCGCCTTGGATCGGCTCAACAAGAAATGCCGCTGTATTCGGCGTGATCGCGGCTTTCAGCGCTTCGATATCGCCGTACGGGATGATTTTCACGCCCGTCAACAGCGGCCCAAACCCGCGTTTATAAGCCGGTTCGGACGACAGCGACACGGCGGCAAGCGTCCGGCCGTGAAAGTTTCCTTCACAAACGATGATTTCGGCTTGGTTGTCCGGGACGCCTTTGACGTCATACGCCCAGCGGCGCGCCGCTTTGAGCGCCGTTTCCACCGCTTCGGCGCCCGTGTTCATCGGCAGCGCCATTTCTTTTTTTGTCAATCGGCATACTTTCTCGTACCACGGACCGAGCTGGTCGTTATGGAACGCGCGCGACGTGAGGGTGACGCGATCCGCCTGCTTTTTCAGCGCCGCAATAATTTTCGGATGACGAT
Proteins encoded in this region:
- a CDS encoding DedA family protein; the encoded protein is MQAWITDFMEQFGYIGIFFMIALENIFPPIPSEVILPFGGFMTTYTTLTVPGVIAAATAGSVVGALVLYGIGRLLSVERLERIVDRWGGWLQVKPEDIDKANRTFQRYGVWAVFVGRMIPLVRSLISIPAGMAKMNIWLFFWLSVLGTLIWNTILISIGAALGESWGKVSEVIGMYAEVVYIIIAAIILIGAVRVWKRRRAS
- a CDS encoding FecCD family ABC transporter permease translates to MEANRRLWPFRYTFLFSLILLMAIWFGSMAIGVADTTWSDVWRALFSDEQGKQLDLIRELRLPRETAAAFVGAGLAVAGAIMQGMTRNPLADPGLLGLTAGANAALAITMAFFPSAHYLIITVACLLGAALGAGMVFGIGAARKGGFSPLRIVLAGSAVSALLFAVAEGVGLYFHISKDVSMWTSGGVAGTSWKQLSVIIPLIVIGLAIAAWYSRQLTILSLSEDVAVGVGQKTTAVKTWLFFAVFLLTGASVAIAGNITFIGLMIPHLVRAIAGADYRFTIPLSATVGATGMIVADTAARTVNAPFETPVAAIVAVIGLPFFLFVVRKKGRGFE
- a CDS encoding iron-hydroxamate ABC transporter substrate-binding protein, which translates into the protein MRKTWLSLLLLFTLLLSACGNTADDNKNNSASPENKKPETVTYQSENGPVEVPADPKRVVVLSTFAGHVLTLDVPVVGVDSWSKMNPLFEEKLKDAEVVTDEDIEKIMALKPDLIIGLSNTKNVDKLSKIAPTVTFTYGKVDYLTQFLEIGKLLNKEKEAKAWIDDFKQRAQQAGEDIRAKIGENATVTVAENFDKQLYVFGNNWARGTEILYQEMKLKMPKAVEEQALKPGYYAVSLEALPQFVGDYLILSKNSDGDTSFMETNTFKNIPAVKNGRMFVADAKAFYFNDPITLDYQLDFFKKHFLGQ
- a CDS encoding FecCD family ABC transporter permease, whose product is MRMRITAVLGVLLLLIAATAAIALGTGEAPLSYGRIVPTLFGYGSMQEAFILFSLRLPRIVITLLAGMALALSGAMLQGITRNELADPGILGINAGAGAGVALFFLFFPIEAGTFLYALPLVAFVGALLTAAAIYAVSYNQTTGLQPVSFILTGVGFSMALSGLMIVLISAADRMKVDFIARWLSGNIWGDDWPFIWAMLPWLVIGALIGLYRAKRLNLLHLGDPVAIGVGVHVRRERLVLMATAVAVAAAAVAVTGGISFIGLMAPHIAKMIIGPRHERAIPAAMLIGGWLLLAADTIGRNVLAEPLPAGVVVSFLGAPYFIYLLLKR
- a CDS encoding ABC transporter ATP-binding protein, producing MVRLYAEELTVRYDDRTIFERLSVRIPDRQITAIIGPNGCGKSTLLKTLTRIISPQSGAVILDGQAISQQPTKELAKKMAILPQTPEATGGLTVAELVSYGRFPYQRGFGRLTKKDYEAIDWALDVTKTADLKHRPVDALSGGQRQRVWIAMALAQETDIIFLDEPTTYLDIAHQLEVLELLERLNKEEGRTIVMVLHDINQAARFSDYVIAMKAGTIVKAGPSEDVICREVLRDVFGIDADIGRDPRTNKPVCFTYHLLKGVYSS
- a CDS encoding ornithine--oxo-acid transaminase, with product MTTKSEQLIAKTEQYGARNYHPLPIVISEAEGVWVKDPEGNRYMDMLSAYSAVNQGHRHPKIIAALKKQADRVTLTSRAFHNDQLGPWYEKVCRLTKKEMALPMNTGAEAVETALKAARRWAYDVKGVPDNQAEIIVCEGNFHGRTLAAVSLSSEPAYKRGFGPLLTGVKIIPYGDIEALKAAITPNTAAFLVEPIQGEAGIRIPPQGFLKAAYDVCKANNVLFIADEIQTGLGRTGKLFACDWEGVVPDMYILGKALGGGVFPISCVVANRDILSVFEPGSHGSTFGGNPLACAVSIAALEVIEEERLTERSLELGEYFLSKLKQIQNDDIKEIRGRGLFIGVELHGPARPYCEALKEQGLLCKETHETVIRFAPPLIITKEELDWAFERIVNVLSRPAASPKQ